Proteins from a single region of Actinomycetota bacterium:
- a CDS encoding dihydroorotate dehydrogenase electron transfer subunit, giving the protein MKQYTGEVLSHRKHGEEYHSLTVVAPDIAASARPGQFVNLRPPADRYYILRRPFSICRVNRGSGWAATIEVIFDIRGPGTAALAAMRAHDPIDVIGPIGQGFAIPKNRQACLLIGGGVGATPLFFLGEELRAAGKRVDVLCGASRASRLVNTLELKRLGAMTEFTTDDGSVGYHGLVTDLLPNMIERCGSEVLYACGPRPMLQAVTAIAIKYRLPVQVALEEQMACGIGICLSCVAPIYNQKGTGVMHVRTCLEGPVFNGARVAWDRYGTDLDEADGPPGN; this is encoded by the coding sequence GTGAAGCAGTACACCGGCGAGGTGCTCTCGCACCGCAAGCACGGCGAGGAGTACCACTCGCTCACCGTCGTGGCCCCGGACATCGCGGCGTCGGCCCGGCCGGGCCAGTTCGTCAACCTCCGTCCGCCGGCCGACCGGTACTACATCCTGCGCCGGCCGTTCTCGATCTGCCGGGTCAACCGGGGCAGCGGGTGGGCGGCCACCATCGAGGTCATCTTCGACATCCGGGGGCCCGGCACCGCCGCGTTGGCCGCCATGCGGGCGCACGACCCCATCGACGTCATCGGCCCCATCGGCCAGGGCTTTGCCATCCCGAAGAACCGCCAGGCCTGCCTGCTGATCGGCGGCGGCGTGGGCGCCACACCCCTGTTCTTCCTGGGCGAGGAGCTGCGGGCGGCGGGCAAGCGGGTCGATGTCCTGTGCGGGGCCTCGCGGGCTTCCCGGCTGGTCAACACCCTCGAGCTGAAGCGTCTGGGGGCGATGACCGAGTTCACCACCGACGACGGCAGCGTGGGCTACCACGGGCTGGTCACCGACCTGCTGCCCAACATGATCGAGCGGTGCGGCAGCGAGGTGCTCTACGCCTGCGGGCCGCGCCCGATGCTGCAGGCGGTCACCGCCATCGCCATCAAGTACCGCCTCCCCGTCCAGGTGGCGCTGGAGGAGCAGATGGCGTGCGGGATCGGGATCTGCCTGAGCTGCGTGGCCCCGATCTACAACCAGAAGGGCACCGGCGTCATGCACGTCCGCACCTGCCTCGAGGGGCCGGTGTTCAATGGGGCGCGGGTGGCGTGGGACCGGTACGGCACCGACCTGGACGAGGCGGACGGGCCGCCCGGCAACTAG
- a CDS encoding dihydroorotate dehydrogenase — translation MSDIEDLTTTELLRPSELVKPIDRKAEAEAAGRGGRPQADLSVRLAGIPLRSPIVTASGCFASGKEIAEFMDLRVLGAVVVKSMTLEPWQGKPPPRMVETPSGMLNAIGLQNKGVDYFLRYDLQALNAAKVPVIASIAGNTQQEFVRVADRLRGAPGVIAVEVNISCPNLEDRSSMFSHDPKATAGVIGNVRRCLEVPVFAKLSPNVTSITDIAGAALDAGAAGLSLINTLLGMAIDIETGKPRLGGVMGGLSGPAIRPVAVRAVYEVRQAYPDVPIIGMGGVMDYKDALEMIWAGANAVAIGTANFIDPRSTLDITRGIERFLVEHGIRSLSRLRALSGPRSSPPAPSATPASAAPSPGAPPSAPLSRR, via the coding sequence GTGAGTGACATCGAGGATCTGACCACCACCGAGCTGCTCCGGCCCAGTGAGTTGGTGAAGCCCATCGACCGCAAGGCCGAGGCCGAGGCGGCGGGCCGTGGGGGCCGTCCCCAGGCGGACCTGTCGGTGCGCCTGGCGGGCATCCCGCTGCGCAGCCCGATCGTTACGGCGTCGGGGTGCTTCGCCTCGGGCAAGGAGATCGCCGAGTTCATGGACCTGCGGGTCCTGGGCGCGGTGGTGGTCAAGTCGATGACCCTGGAGCCCTGGCAGGGCAAGCCGCCCCCCCGGATGGTCGAGACGCCGTCGGGCATGCTCAATGCCATCGGCCTGCAGAACAAGGGCGTGGACTACTTCCTGCGCTACGACCTGCAGGCCCTCAACGCCGCCAAGGTGCCGGTTATCGCCTCCATCGCCGGGAACACCCAGCAGGAGTTCGTCCGGGTGGCGGACCGGCTGCGGGGGGCGCCCGGGGTCATCGCGGTCGAGGTCAACATCTCGTGCCCCAACCTCGAGGACCGCTCGTCGATGTTCTCGCACGATCCCAAGGCCACCGCCGGGGTGATCGGCAACGTGCGCCGGTGCCTCGAGGTGCCGGTGTTCGCCAAGCTGTCGCCCAACGTCACCAGCATCACCGACATCGCCGGGGCGGCGCTGGACGCCGGGGCGGCCGGGCTCAGCCTGATCAACACCCTGCTGGGGATGGCCATCGACATCGAGACCGGCAAGCCCCGCCTGGGCGGGGTCATGGGCGGGCTTTCGGGGCCGGCAATCCGCCCGGTGGCGGTGCGGGCGGTGTACGAGGTGCGCCAGGCGTACCCCGACGTCCCGATCATCGGCATGGGCGGCGTCATGGACTACAAAGACGCCCTCGAGATGATCTGGGCGGGCGCCAATGCCGTGGCGATCGGGACGGCGAACTTCATCGATCCCCGCTCCACGCTGGACATCACCCGGGGCATCGAGAGGTTCCTGGTCGAGCACGGGATCCGCAGCCTCTCCCGGCTCCGGGCGCTCTCCGGCCCCCGGTCCTCGCCTCCCGCGCCTTCGGCCACCCCGGCCTCGGCTGCGCCCTCGCCCGGCGCCCCGCCCTCGGCACCGCTGTCGCGGCGGTGA
- the carB gene encoding carbamoyl-phosphate synthase large subunit, with translation MGRRTDLHSVLIIGSGPIVIGQACEFDYSGTQACKALRAEGLRVILVNSNPATIMTDPELTDATYIEPVTPEVIAKVIERERPDACLPTLGGQTALNAAMQLAESGVLEAYGVELIGADTQAIRTAEDRRLFRSAMEEIGMDLPRSGFAYTADEVRAVAGAIGLPVVVRGSFVLGGGGSGIAHTPHELDRIAAEALAASPISEVLVEESIEGWKEYELEVMRDRKDNYVVVCSIENLDPMGVHTGDSITVAPAQTLSDAEYQAMRDAGAAIIRRIGVETGGSNIQFAIDPRSGRMVVIEMNPRVSRSSALASKATGFPIAKIAAKLAIGYTLDEIANDITRATPACFEPSIDYVVVKIPRWAFEKFPDADRRLGTQMKSVGEAMAIGRTFPEALQKAVRSLENGRHGLGHDRAGEPVESLGRAELLARAAVPTEDRLFLVERALRIGVSVAELQAATGIDPWFLAQLDQLVRLAGTLAGGEPPDRLVRRAKRAGYSDVQLGVLTGTDAAAVRERRTAAGVRPTFKTVDTCAAEFEALTPYYYSTYEDEDEAPASPRESVVILGSGPNRIGQGIEFDYCCVHAALAIREAGLDAVMVNCNPETVSTDYDTSTRLYFEPLTLEDVLAIVERERPRGVIVTLGGQTPLKLAVPLEAAGVPVLGTQPDAIDRAEDRGRFTELLSALGIAQAPGGMATSLDEALAVVGRIGYPALVRPSYVLGGRAMVIVYDDADLSSYIAHAVQVSPEHPVLIDQFLEDATEVDVDAVCDGTDVYVGGILEHIEEAGVHSGDSASVLPPHSLAQSMVADLVSATERLALALGVRGLINAQFAVKDGVAYCLEVNPRASRTVPFIGKATGVPLAKVAVRVMLGEPLDGMDCLPPRPADGPWWGHDGVGHVAVKEAVLPFGRFPGVDTLLGPEMRSTGEVMGIDEGLGLAFAKSQAAAGWPVPTKGTVFISVADADKPAIIEPAAALAELGFEILTTAGTAAALAEAGVRARPVRKFSEGPPHIVEQILEGDIDLIINTPRGRGPRADGYEIRSAAVRRNIPYVTTISGARAVVAGIVALRRGGMGVRPVQDYLGEVARRRATRAGAATGPRVAGVAP, from the coding sequence GTGGGACGGCGCACCGACCTTCACAGCGTCCTCATCATCGGCTCCGGGCCGATCGTGATCGGGCAGGCCTGCGAGTTCGACTACTCGGGCACGCAGGCCTGCAAAGCGCTGCGCGCCGAGGGGCTGCGGGTCATCCTCGTCAACTCCAACCCGGCGACGATCATGACCGACCCCGAGCTGACCGACGCCACCTACATCGAGCCGGTGACCCCCGAGGTGATCGCCAAGGTGATCGAGCGCGAGCGCCCGGACGCGTGCCTGCCCACGCTCGGGGGGCAGACCGCGCTGAACGCCGCCATGCAGCTGGCCGAGTCCGGCGTGCTCGAGGCCTACGGGGTCGAGCTGATCGGGGCGGACACCCAGGCGATCCGCACCGCCGAGGACCGGCGCCTGTTCCGCTCCGCCATGGAGGAGATCGGGATGGACCTGCCCCGCTCGGGCTTCGCCTACACCGCCGACGAGGTGCGGGCGGTGGCGGGCGCCATCGGCCTGCCGGTGGTGGTGCGCGGGTCGTTCGTGCTGGGCGGCGGGGGGTCGGGCATCGCCCACACCCCGCACGAGCTGGACCGCATCGCCGCCGAGGCCCTGGCGGCGTCGCCGATCTCCGAGGTGCTGGTGGAGGAGTCGATCGAAGGCTGGAAAGAGTACGAGCTCGAGGTCATGCGGGACCGCAAGGACAACTACGTGGTGGTGTGCTCGATCGAGAACCTCGACCCGATGGGGGTGCACACCGGTGACTCGATCACCGTCGCCCCGGCGCAGACGCTGAGCGACGCCGAGTACCAGGCCATGCGCGACGCCGGTGCGGCCATCATCCGGCGCATCGGGGTGGAGACCGGGGGGTCCAACATCCAGTTCGCCATCGATCCCCGCAGCGGGCGGATGGTGGTCATCGAGATGAACCCCCGGGTGTCACGCTCGTCGGCGCTGGCCTCCAAGGCCACCGGGTTCCCCATCGCCAAGATCGCCGCCAAGCTGGCCATCGGCTATACCCTCGATGAGATCGCCAACGACATCACGCGCGCCACCCCGGCCTGTTTCGAGCCCTCGATCGACTACGTGGTGGTGAAGATCCCCCGGTGGGCGTTCGAGAAGTTCCCCGACGCCGACCGGCGCCTCGGCACCCAGATGAAGTCGGTGGGCGAGGCGATGGCCATCGGCCGGACCTTCCCCGAGGCCCTGCAGAAGGCGGTGCGCTCGCTGGAGAACGGGCGTCACGGGCTGGGCCACGACCGGGCGGGCGAGCCGGTGGAGAGCCTGGGCCGTGCGGAGCTGCTGGCCCGTGCCGCCGTGCCCACCGAGGACCGCCTCTTCCTGGTCGAGCGGGCGCTGCGCATCGGCGTTTCCGTCGCCGAACTCCAAGCCGCCACGGGCATCGATCCCTGGTTCCTGGCCCAGCTGGACCAGCTGGTGCGCCTGGCGGGGACGCTGGCCGGCGGGGAGCCCCCCGACCGCCTGGTGCGCCGGGCGAAGCGGGCCGGGTACTCCGACGTGCAGCTGGGGGTCCTGACCGGGACCGATGCCGCGGCCGTGCGGGAACGGCGCACCGCTGCCGGGGTGCGCCCCACATTCAAGACCGTCGACACCTGCGCGGCGGAGTTCGAGGCCCTGACGCCCTACTACTATTCGACCTACGAGGATGAGGACGAGGCCCCGGCCTCGCCCCGCGAGTCGGTGGTGATCCTCGGCAGCGGCCCGAACCGCATCGGCCAGGGCATCGAGTTCGACTACTGCTGCGTGCACGCCGCCCTCGCCATCCGGGAGGCGGGCCTGGACGCCGTCATGGTGAACTGCAACCCCGAGACCGTGTCCACCGACTACGACACCTCCACCCGGCTCTACTTCGAGCCGCTCACCCTCGAGGACGTGCTGGCGATCGTGGAGCGGGAGCGCCCCCGGGGGGTGATCGTCACCCTCGGCGGCCAGACGCCGCTGAAGCTGGCGGTGCCGCTGGAGGCGGCGGGCGTCCCGGTGCTGGGGACGCAGCCGGATGCCATCGACCGAGCGGAGGACCGGGGGCGCTTCACCGAGCTGCTCTCGGCGTTGGGCATCGCCCAGGCGCCCGGCGGGATGGCCACCTCGCTCGACGAAGCCCTGGCGGTGGTGGGCCGGATCGGCTACCCGGCGCTGGTGCGGCCGTCCTACGTGCTCGGGGGCCGGGCGATGGTGATCGTCTACGACGACGCCGACCTGTCGAGCTACATCGCCCACGCCGTCCAGGTGTCACCCGAGCACCCGGTGCTCATCGACCAGTTCCTGGAGGATGCCACCGAGGTGGACGTCGATGCGGTGTGCGACGGCACGGACGTCTACGTCGGCGGGATCCTGGAGCACATCGAGGAGGCGGGCGTGCACTCGGGCGACTCGGCGTCGGTCCTGCCGCCCCACTCGCTGGCCCAGTCCATGGTGGCGGACCTGGTGTCGGCCACAGAGCGCCTGGCCCTTGCCCTCGGCGTGCGGGGGCTGATCAACGCCCAGTTCGCGGTCAAGGATGGCGTGGCCTACTGCCTGGAGGTCAACCCCCGGGCGTCGCGCACGGTGCCGTTCATCGGGAAGGCCACCGGCGTCCCGCTGGCCAAGGTGGCCGTGCGGGTGATGCTGGGCGAGCCCCTGGACGGCATGGACTGCCTCCCGCCCCGGCCGGCGGATGGGCCCTGGTGGGGCCACGACGGCGTCGGGCACGTGGCGGTCAAAGAGGCGGTGCTGCCCTTCGGGCGGTTCCCGGGCGTGGACACCCTGCTCGGCCCCGAGATGCGCTCCACCGGCGAGGTGATGGGCATCGACGAGGGCCTGGGCCTCGCCTTCGCCAAGTCGCAGGCGGCAGCCGGCTGGCCGGTGCCCACCAAAGGGACCGTGTTCATCTCGGTGGCGGACGCCGACAAGCCGGCGATCATCGAGCCGGCCGCCGCCCTCGCCGAGCTGGGCTTCGAGATCCTCACCACCGCGGGGACGGCCGCCGCCCTGGCGGAGGCCGGGGTCCGGGCCCGGCCGGTGCGCAAGTTCTCGGAGGGTCCACCCCACATCGTCGAGCAGATCCTGGAGGGCGACATCGACCTGATCATCAACACCCCGCGGGGCCGGGGGCCCCGCGCCGACGGCTACGAGATCCGCTCCGCCGCCGTCCGGCGCAACATCCCCTACGTGACGACGATCTCGGGTGCCCGGGCCGTGGTGGCGGGCATCGTGGCCCTGCGCCGGGGCGGCATGGGCGTGCGCCCGGTGCAGGACTACCTGGGCGAGGTGGCGAGGCGCCGGGCCACGAGGGCCGGGGCGGCCACGGGGCCAAGGGTGGCCGGGGTGGCCCCGTGA